GCAGCATGAAGTTGTAAAAGCAGTTCATCCCCCAGGCAGGCATGGCAATATATGAAAGCTTCTGCATCCATGACGGCTCTATAAACAGAGGCCACCAGCATCCGCCGAGACCTGAAAGGGTGAGGATAACAAGTGTTCCCATGGAGCGCGCCTGCTCCCTTGTATTTGATATGCTGGAAACAAATAGCCCGATAGATGCTGCGCTGAATGAAATGCCGAGCGCAGTTATAACGATCCCTGCAAGGGAATTGCCGAGCGACATGTCAAAGGCATAGTACCCGAAGGCAAACAATATCATCATCTGGAAAAAACCGGTTGTTATCTTTGCAATAAGTTTTCCGGCAAGAAGGGAAGTTATTCCTACCGGAGCCGAAAGAAATCTTCTCAAAGTCCTGTCTTCATCACGTTCCTTAAATACGCTTTCCGAGAAGCCATAAAGCATTCCGAACATGGCGAACATGATGCTGAAGCCCGGGACATTTTGATCAAAAGATGTGAGGTTCTTTTTTATCCCTGTCAGGTTTTCCTCTTCAAGTACCAGTGAACCTGAATATTCCTTCTCCATCATGGATTTGAATTTTGATGCAGTGAGCTCTGGATTAAGAGAAAACAAAAGAGGAAGCGTTGATAATTTTATGTTTTTCATTGACTGAAGTGTCAGTGAAATTCTTGATTCGAATTCTTTTAATGCGCTTTTGACTGCGCTTATCTCGATTGCCTTGGCAGGGTCGGTGAGAAGAATGAGCTTCTGCTTTTCTCCCATGAGGCAGTTTTTTGTAAAATCTTTCGGAATTATGAGGGCGGCAGCAGCTTTATTGGTATCACGTACAAGCCTGTATGCTTCATCTTCTGAGACCATTTCAACTGTGAATATCCCGCTTTTTCTCAGGATCTCAGGAAGCATTCCGGAAAGCTTGCGTTTATCAAGGTCAACAACAGGAAGATAGATTTTAAATCCGGAGCCGGTTTTCCCGTAAATGCCGCTTAAAGCGATTCCCGCAACTGATATTACAACTATCGGGACTGCCGTCATAAGCAGTATTGACATGCGGTCGCGCAAAAGGAGTTTGAATTCTTTCAGCATTATGAAAAAGATTTTCATTAGTCGCGAAGTTCCTTCCCCGTTACATAGAGGAATATTTTTTCCATATCGATTCGCGTTAGTTCCAGTTTTTCTCTGAACATTTCAAAATAATCATTGATGGTGTGAACCATCAATATCTTTCCCTTGTCTATTATGGCAATGCGGTCGCACAATGCCTCAGCTTCGCTTATATAATGGGTTGCGAGCAATATTGTCACACCGCTTGTTTTAAGCTCTTTTATCATTGCGTATATGTGCTCCCTTGACTGCGGGTCAATGCCTACTGTGGGTTCATCGAGAAGGAGGATCTTTGGAGAATTTACAAGTCCGCAGGCAAAGTTGATACGTCTCTTCATCCCGCCTGAAAGGGTTTTTATACGGTCATCTTTTCTTGATTCTAACCCGGCAAATCTGAGCAGCCTCTGTGCGTTTTCTATGAGGCTCTTTCCACTTACTCCGTACATACGTGAGAAGAAATAAATATTTTCATCGGGAGTGAGTTCATTATAAAGGGATATGTCCTGCGGTACTATCCCAATGAGCGATTTAATCTGCCGGGGATTTTTTAGTATATCTATTCCTGAAATATGAACCGAACCATCTGATGGTTTTATCGCGGCTGAAAGGATTGAGAGTAGAGTGGTTTTTCCGGCTCCATTCGGCCCGAGTAATCCGATTATCTCTCCGGTGTGAATATCAAGAGAAAGGGAATCAAGTGCAACTATGCTGTCATATGTTTTTTTTACAAGCTCTATTTTTATGCTTATATCAGGAGCAGATGAACTTTGAGATGAATTCACAGATTTTTTCCTCAGACCCTCTGTAAAAATGATCTTCACCGGGGATTAATTCCAATGTGCCATTAAGCCCGAGTTTTTCCATGAGAGCTAAAGTTTCCTCTTTCGTGACACCAAGGTCATTTTCTGCAACTATAAAAAGAATTTTACCATTAAAACCTGAAAGACAAGAATAATCATAAATGGAAACAGGAGGGGATATGAGAACGCATGAAGATACATATTCCTGCCGGCAAAGCTCTGCTGCAATCATGGTGCCAAAGGAGTAGCCGGCAATGGCTACTGATTCAGTTCCGGAGAGGCGCATGATTTCACGGGTAGTAAACTGTGAATCGGATATTATGCTGCTAAAATCTCCCCGTGCATCAAGAGCGCTCCAGTAATCGTATAATGAGATGCCTGAGACTTCCATGTCGCTCTTGCCAACTCCCCTGTAGTTAAAACGGCCTGTGAAAAATGAATTTGAAACTAGCAATTCTGATATCGCTTTAACGACATTGTTGTCAATATCTCCGCCAAGTTTCGGATGAGGTGGAAAGATGCACGCTGATTTGGTGCATTTGCCATTTTCCGGGTAGGAGATTATTCCATCAATATTAAGGGCAATATCAAGAGAGTCTTTTTTCAGGCTTACTCTTTCATCGAACATCAGATTCTGACACCTGTCAGGTCAAAATCAACTTTGATCTGGTCTTTCACACTCATGAAAAGAAAAGTTCTTGGCTTGATGTCAAAATCTTTGAGCGAAAGAGGTACGGAGGCTTTAAGGTTTATTGCTTTATCGGAGAGTGACATTGTCGCAGGAAATGCAATGTCTTTTTTTACTCCATGCATAGCCAGCTCTCCGCTTATTTTCACAAGATAATGGTCGCTTTCGGAAGCAGGTTTTTTAAGAATTGCTATCCTCGTAAGATTAAATGAAATTACAGGGAATAATTTCTCCGCCATGTCTTCCATCATGTTACTGTCGCGTTTTTCATGGTTTGTTGTCATTGATACGACCTTGACTTCAAAAGTCCCTTTTGAGGTATCCTCAAGATTTTCTATGTCGCCTTCAGCAAAACCGGAGATTTCAGATGCTTTGCCGTCAAAGTCATGAAATGTCGAGCTTCCCTCGAATACTACTTTGCTTTCCGGTGACGTGAAGGTGAATTTTACTGGTTCGCCGGCATAAGCCTGCGATGCCAGAAAAATAACAATTGGCAGAAAAAAAAGAGTATTAAATACTTTTTCCGGGATTTTCATTATTAATACAATCCTTCCTGTATATAGTTTTCCCTGTAGTCAGCTGCAGGCATAGGATTTTGTATTCCATCCTGCACATCCAACGGCGATGTACATACTGCTTTCTGGTCCATGCGCACTGCCGAATCTCTTTCAATAAGATTTGGAATGAAAAAAGCTTCATCCAGTCTGTGTGCCACTACTCTTCCTCGCTTGCCATAATCTGTTTTCTTCATCCTCCGGCTATCTGTTAAATCGCATATATCTATTATAAGCCGTGGTCCGGGAGGATAATACACTACATTGTAATCTTTGTCATGTGGTTCTATCTCAAGGGTAAGACCGAAGAGTGTATTACCATAACCAGGTATTATAACAGCATTGTGGAATAGAGCTTCTATTTTTTCGTAAGATTCCGGAGTAAGTGGAAGTCCTCCGATATGGATTCCCCGTATGCGGTTTCGCTTGAGGGGATGCATAGCTTCTCCAATGGCTATTGCAAGATCGGGAGTGCTGAAGAGTATGCCTATGTTCTGAATGTGTATAACACGAAGAGCCTGTTCCAGTATGTGCGCCCGGTATCTTTCAAATGGCATGGAACCGTGAGGCAGTTTTTTTGCCCATCTCGGGTCAAAGTCAATTGCAAAAGGCTGCATGGATCCAAAACTTACAGCCATGTCTATCGCAGATCTGTATATTATATGCGGACCCGATGGCCCGGCGAAAAGCCAGTTGAGGTGGCCGGGGAAATTCCGGCTTAATGCGATAACCCTGAAAAAATCTGAAAACGCAGCCCTGAATTCATCAACTCTGTATGCTGTGGTTTTTATTATGCCTGTGGTCCCGCCGCTTTCAGCAGTGAAAAAAGCGGGTTTATTGTCCGCAAAATATTTCGGCATGAATTCTTCAACTGGTGTGATTGCAAGGTCCTCTTCAGGTGTCTGTCCAAGGATGTAGAGGTCTTCGACAGATTGTATTTCCTTTACGGCATTTATTCCTAGCTCGGATTCTTTCTTAATCCAGTAGGGTGTGCCGAAAGAATGGTTAAAGTGGATGGAAATTATGTGTCTTAACCATTCATCTTTTTCGCAGTTTCGCCAGTTAAGCAGCATTCATTTGTTCCCTGAATATCTGGAAGAACTTTTCAAATACAGTGGAAAGCGATAAAGCTTCAATTACTGAGCCTTCTATCTCTATCTTTTTTTTGAAGAAAGCATCTTGCGGGCGGATTTTTGTTTCCAGAAGGTTTTCAAATGTTGCGCTGGAAGTGATGAACCTGAAACATGTTCTCTCCGGTATGTTAAAATCAAATGCTTTAAGCCTGCCATTTTCAATCTTTATCCGGTAACTTTTACACGTATCTTTCAGAGTAAGAACAAATTCCTGTGTGAGAGAGGATAACCCGGGGATTACCTCTTTGCCGATATAAGCGTTCATCATTATTTCAAAGTTATTTATAAGCGATGTGCACAAATTAAGCTCCTTTCCGAGAGTGTTCATGAAATAGTTTATGATCAGAAAAAAGTATTTTTTATCTGTGGAAGGGAATAACACTCCTTTTTCTTTAAGAATAAAACTCGTCTGCGATAGATCAAGCTCCGGTTCGTTGAAGAGATAAGGTCTGTAAGCGCTGATTGAATTCTTTAAGAGCATTTCCCGTTTTGAAAGACATTTTTCCCCATTGCCTGATTCTGAGATCAGGTCAAGCTTTGCCAATCCAAGTATCTCATGGAGTGTGCTGTTAAGCCGCTCTAGTGTTGGAGGATTCGGGTTCGTAAGATGGTATGTCCGCAATCCTCTTTCGCTTTCTGATTTTACAATTTCTGACACTGCTCTGGAGACAAAATCTACGGGAACGATGTTCTTGACGGTATTCTTATTACATTCAAGACGCAAAGGGATCTTGCCGTCTTTGCAGGAATATTTTTTCCCTATTGCAGATATTGCTCTGATGTAAGTATAAAGTCCGTTGAAATTGAAAGTTTTTCCGCAAACAGAGTCACCCATTATTATAGATGGTCTGAAGACGTTTAAACTGATGTTTGTCTTATTATGAAAATGCCGCAAAAGTTTCTCGGCTTCGAATTTTGATTCCTCGTATGAATTGTTGAACTTTTGAGACATGTCCAGGTCATCCTCAAAAAATCTCCTGTCCGTATCTCCTGCAACATATGCAGTGCTTACATAGTTTAATTCTCTGCAGTTTGTCTCAATGGCCAGCTCAAGAAGATTATGAGTGCCTTCGAGATTGGTTTTAAAAGTGGCTTCACGGTTTCTTTCGTCAAAGGATGTGCATGCCGAGCAGTGTATCAATGCAGGGGAGGAGTCTTTGACTAATGAGATATCGCTTTTACTCAGGCCGAAGTTTTTTGCATCTACATCACCTTCAATGACATCGATTCTGTGGTTCCTTGATATATCAGGTTTATTCCCCCAGAAACTGATAGCATCAATTATCCTGTCATATGCGCTTATTTTATCTTTGCTTCTTGCAAGGAATATGATGCGGTTGGAATCCCTGAGCAGCCTTTGTGCTATGCTGCTGCCAAGAAGTCCTGTTGCCCCTGTTATGAAAAATGTTTTTGCCATGCCGTTTTATTTGATTACCTTTAGCTTTGGAATTCTTTCTTCCTGATTATAATGGGCGTCGGTTGCAAATACGGATTTTGTGATTGTTGCAATCCTTGATGCCAGTTCAGCTCCATACAGCTTTATCAGTTCAGAGTCATATGTTATGGCTTCCAATGCCGTTTTTTTACAATAGTCGCAGGTATCGCACCCATCGTCGCAGCAGTAGCCGTTCCGGAATTTGTCCATGAAGCCGTTAAGTTTCAAGGGATCAAGCTTAATCTCAAGTGACGGAAGTGTATTTCCTTCTTCTGTTTTTCTGAAACTGTTCCAGTGGCACCAGCCAAGAAATGGGATGAGATTTCCTTTGTAAGCCTTTTTTACATAAGCTCCGGCTAATTCAAGAAGAGCTTCCGGTGATGAACCCCTCCCCGCAAGTTTGATCCATTTAACACCTGCGTCTGCAAGAAAATCAGTATCTTCAGGCCTTATCCACGGAGATGCAAGGAATTCCCAGGGTGATTCAAGTTTTTTCAGCGTGCATGCTAATAGATTATACTGGTTGTATGGTTTTTCTGCTTCACCATTGAACTTCTGACTCCCATGTCCGGTGTTACTGTAATGATAATATTCGTATGAGCAATGGTGAATACAGGTATGGTTCGCTATGACCTCAATTTCAGATGATACGGATGAGCAGATTTTATTTAGTGTTTTAAAATCTCTGTTCTTATCTGGGTCTATGACTATCCTTTCAATCCCAAGCTCTTCGAAACGTTTTGCAATTTTTAAATTGGATATGTAGCAGATGGATGATGCAGCAATTTTTATGTGGGGAAACTTTTCCCTGACTATCTCCATAAGATATGGAATGGTGATGACCATTTGTTTTACGCCGGCATCAGAAAGTCTTGAAAGAAAGCTTTCTATCTCAAGACGTCCATTACCGGAGTATTCTATATTTCCCAGACATGGAGCGTTTGCAAGATAGCTGAACTCAATCCCAAGGCTTTCAATATACTCTATATGTTTTTTCAGCTCTATGTATGAAGGGGAGGGAAGGTACTTGGAAGGTCTTGCTGAGCCTAATACAGATGTCTGCATGCTGCCGTAAAATTCGGCTATTTGGTTGTCTTCCCTGTCACGTTTGCTGTTTATCTCTGCTATGCTGTCAGCATAGCTTTTCTCAAACGTAGTTGGTAGCGTTATTCTCATTTTTTCTTTCATCTACAAAATAAATTTTAGTATTTCAAATTGTAAGAAAGAAGAATGGGGGGAGAAGATTGTTTCTCCCCCCTGTTAGTGTTTATTTTAAATTATGATGCTTAGTTCTGCGGTGTCCCGTTGTTTACCCAGTTATCTATAGTTGTTACAAGATCAGCTGCTAAAGATCCGCTTGGCGGCATTGTGCCTGCGTCAACAGCGGTTTTCATGGCACTTGCATTTGCAACTGCATCTGCATAAGTGTCGAGTTTCACTCCTGCTGATGGCGATGCACCTTTGTGACAGGATATGCAGTAAGAAGAAAGAATAGACTTTATGTCGGCGTCATAAGTTGGATTTGCGACCGGTCCGCCGCCGCCACCGCCAGAACATGCCTTTTTAGGATTTTTGACATACATCCATATCTTCGCTATCTGCTGTCTGGTAAGCACTCCTTTAAAAGAAGGCATTGAGCCGCTTATATCTGCACCTGCACTTTCTCCTGCTTCTCCAGCTTCACCGGAACTCTCACCGGCTCCTTCAGTTGAACCATTGAGTACGGTTTTAGTGAATTCCCCTTTGCTTTCACCTCTGATTTGCTTCAAACTTGTATGGCAGCTAGAGCAGTTTGCCTGAAAAAGAGTTTTACCGGTAGTGATCCCTTTGTCGCATTTAGCTGATACTTTGTTCATGATAAGTGGCGTAAGAGTAATTGCTGCTACTAATAATAGAACGACCGCTAAAGCTCCCAAAATGTTTCTTTTCTTAGTGTCCATTTCCAATCTCCAAAATAAAGGTTATTGTTTCTCTCTACCCCCATGCGACTTATTTACCCCAAATTTGTGTTTCAGATTTCTGTTGTCAGTAACAACACTCGGGAAGGCAACTACCTGATCACCGGTTGGGGGGTAGTGATCCTTTATTTTAATATTTAGGAAGTTGCCAATCCCGAGTTTATTTTTTTTAGTTATCATGAAAGTTTACCTATATAGTCATCATTAGCAATTATCATGCCAGCTTAAGATTTAAGAGTAGGTTATGAGATCTATTTGAAATAATTTAATATTTATTCATTGACTAATAAGGATACATTTATCGGGGTGTTTCATGTGTGAAAAAAAATTTTCATATGAAAAATTTTTTTCATTCATTATATAATCTGAAGGCATTTTCTAGCCATTGTTATCAATTGAGTTTTCCTCTGAAGATGAAACATCATAATAATAAGTATTTAATTGTGATGTTGCGTTATCTGATGATTTCCTGTGGCAATCAGTGCAATAAAAGGAAAGTGCAACTATACTCTCGTGAGATGTGGGAACTTTTTTTTGCGAAAACAGCCCTGCTACATATTTAATTAATGGGAAATCCTCTTTGGTTTTGCTTAATCTTGTTGGTTTCTTAAGACCAGTACTTGAAATAACAGTTTCATTGCTTCCGGATGCGAAAGTATTAGATTCTTTTGGATGCCTTTTCTCAACACGCTGGTGTTGCACATTATTTTTGGGATAATAGGCTTTCCATAAATTTGTAAGGATGACTGAAAACCCTGTGGTCAATACCAATTGTATAAATGCAAACACAACACATTCTACTAATTTTCTTTTCATAATTTTGCCCTTTCTGTTAAAGGTCACTTCTTAAACATCCTTGTTTCATTCCTGCGTACCAGTTTTAAATCTTTCTAATAATCTTTAAGATTTTATTAAGTTGCATTAGAGCAAGAACCATACCACCTGTGAGGATTTATAAAGTGATGCCATAATGGCATGAAAATAAAGGGATTAATTAAGCTGATAATTTTGACTGAGAAAATCAGGAGAAACTTATTGAAGAAAAATTATTTTCTAAATGAAAAAACTTTTTCAGAACGAATATTTGAAATTCACTGAAGTGTAGTTTCTGGAATACTCTTTCTCTGGATAATTGGACTCGTTATTAATAAATGCCTGACGGA
The sequence above is drawn from the Candidatus Schekmanbacteria bacterium genome and encodes:
- a CDS encoding ABC transporter ATP-binding protein, which codes for MNSSQSSSAPDISIKIELVKKTYDSIVALDSLSLDIHTGEIIGLLGPNGAGKTTLLSILSAAIKPSDGSVHISGIDILKNPRQIKSLIGIVPQDISLYNELTPDENIYFFSRMYGVSGKSLIENAQRLLRFAGLESRKDDRIKTLSGGMKRRINFACGLVNSPKILLLDEPTVGIDPQSREHIYAMIKELKTSGVTILLATHYISEAEALCDRIAIIDKGKILMVHTINDYFEMFREKLELTRIDMEKIFLYVTGKELRD
- a CDS encoding YceI family protein; translated protein: MKIPEKVFNTLFFLPIVIFLASQAYAGEPVKFTFTSPESKVVFEGSSTFHDFDGKASEISGFAEGDIENLEDTSKGTFEVKVVSMTTNHEKRDSNMMEDMAEKLFPVISFNLTRIAILKKPASESDHYLVKISGELAMHGVKKDIAFPATMSLSDKAINLKASVPLSLKDFDIKPRTFLFMSVKDQIKVDFDLTGVRI
- a CDS encoding SDR family oxidoreductase gives rise to the protein MAKTFFITGATGLLGSSIAQRLLRDSNRIIFLARSKDKISAYDRIIDAISFWGNKPDISRNHRIDVIEGDVDAKNFGLSKSDISLVKDSSPALIHCSACTSFDERNREATFKTNLEGTHNLLELAIETNCRELNYVSTAYVAGDTDRRFFEDDLDMSQKFNNSYEESKFEAEKLLRHFHNKTNISLNVFRPSIIMGDSVCGKTFNFNGLYTYIRAISAIGKKYSCKDGKIPLRLECNKNTVKNIVPVDFVSRAVSEIVKSESERGLRTYHLTNPNPPTLERLNSTLHEILGLAKLDLISESGNGEKCLSKREMLLKNSISAYRPYLFNEPELDLSQTSFILKEKGVLFPSTDKKYFFLIINYFMNTLGKELNLCTSLINNFEIMMNAYIGKEVIPGLSSLTQEFVLTLKDTCKSYRIKIENGRLKAFDFNIPERTCFRFITSSATFENLLETKIRPQDAFFKKKIEIEGSVIEALSLSTVFEKFFQIFREQMNAA
- a CDS encoding alpha/beta fold hydrolase; translated protein: MFDERVSLKKDSLDIALNIDGIISYPENGKCTKSACIFPPHPKLGGDIDNNVVKAISELLVSNSFFTGRFNYRGVGKSDMEVSGISLYDYWSALDARGDFSSIISDSQFTTREIMRLSGTESVAIAGYSFGTMIAAELCRQEYVSSCVLISPPVSIYDYSCLSGFNGKILFIVAENDLGVTKEETLALMEKLGLNGTLELIPGEDHFYRGSEEKICEFISKFICS
- a CDS encoding c-type cytochrome, whose product is MDTKKRNILGALAVVLLLVAAITLTPLIMNKVSAKCDKGITTGKTLFQANCSSCHTSLKQIRGESKGEFTKTVLNGSTEGAGESSGEAGEAGESAGADISGSMPSFKGVLTRQQIAKIWMYVKNPKKACSGGGGGGPVANPTYDADIKSILSSYCISCHKGASPSAGVKLDTYADAVANASAMKTAVDAGTMPPSGSLAADLVTTIDNWVNNGTPQN
- a CDS encoding U32 family peptidase: MRITLPTTFEKSYADSIAEINSKRDREDNQIAEFYGSMQTSVLGSARPSKYLPSPSYIELKKHIEYIESLGIEFSYLANAPCLGNIEYSGNGRLEIESFLSRLSDAGVKQMVITIPYLMEIVREKFPHIKIAASSICYISNLKIAKRFEELGIERIVIDPDKNRDFKTLNKICSSVSSEIEVIANHTCIHHCSYEYYHYSNTGHGSQKFNGEAEKPYNQYNLLACTLKKLESPWEFLASPWIRPEDTDFLADAGVKWIKLAGRGSSPEALLELAGAYVKKAYKGNLIPFLGWCHWNSFRKTEEGNTLPSLEIKLDPLKLNGFMDKFRNGYCCDDGCDTCDYCKKTALEAITYDSELIKLYGAELASRIATITKSVFATDAHYNQEERIPKLKVIK
- a CDS encoding ABC transporter permease produces the protein MKIFFIMLKEFKLLLRDRMSILLMTAVPIVVISVAGIALSGIYGKTGSGFKIYLPVVDLDKRKLSGMLPEILRKSGIFTVEMVSEDEAYRLVRDTNKAAAALIIPKDFTKNCLMGEKQKLILLTDPAKAIEISAVKSALKEFESRISLTLQSMKNIKLSTLPLLFSLNPELTASKFKSMMEKEYSGSLVLEEENLTGIKKNLTSFDQNVPGFSIMFAMFGMLYGFSESVFKERDEDRTLRRFLSAPVGITSLLAGKLIAKITTGFFQMMILFAFGYYAFDMSLGNSLAGIVITALGISFSAASIGLFVSSISNTREQARSMGTLVILTLSGLGGCWWPLFIEPSWMQKLSYIAMPAWGMNCFYNFMLRGKDIAGSVYYLAGLYAYGAVILIAGLVIFSRWDERRLL